A part of Helicobacter fennelliae genomic DNA contains:
- a CDS encoding MerR family transcriptional regulator codes for MAYTIIEVERRLGIPSRTLRFWASKGIFDNLERDKNGVLYFSESGLEQVIWVDCLRKGGMSIERVREYINLIAEGADKHNLKKRQTMLRDQLVLLREELKRLALVEDMLEGKLEFYEEYIKLGKKPKNFKCKGFCEVQKRLKKALNVR; via the coding sequence ATGGCTTACACAATTATTGAGGTTGAGCGCAGGCTAGGTATCCCTTCGCGCACATTGCGCTTTTGGGCGAGCAAGGGGATATTTGACAATCTCGAGCGCGACAAAAATGGTGTGCTTTACTTTAGCGAATCAGGGCTAGAGCAGGTGATTTGGGTGGATTGCTTGCGTAAGGGCGGTATGAGTATAGAGCGGGTGCGTGAATACATTAATCTCATCGCAGAAGGAGCAGATAAGCACAATCTCAAAAAACGTCAAACAATGCTACGCGATCAGTTGGTGCTTCTGCGCGAGGAGCTTAAACGTTTGGCACTTGTGGAGGATATGCTTGAGGGTAAGCTGGAGTTTTATGAAGAATATATAAAACTTGGCAAAAAACCTAAAAATTTCAAGTGTAAGGGGTTTTGCGAAGTGCAAAAGCGTCTCAAAAAAGCACTCAATGTGCGCTAG
- a CDS encoding DEAD/DEAH box helicase family protein: MQSDFWYSFFDFIIVDECHRSIYGEWRQVLEYFDAFIIGLTATPSKHTLGFFGQNVVSEYNLEKSIMDGVNVGFDIFRIKTKISEQGGRIESDFSLPVHNRQTRKTFYQSFDEDKEYKKNELDRSVTATNQIKTILECYKIAEIFANKAIK; encoded by the coding sequence ATACAATCCGACTTTTGGTATAGTTTTTTTGATTTTATCATCGTTGATGAGTGCCACAGAAGCATTTATGGCGAGTGGAGGCAAGTGCTTGAGTATTTTGATGCTTTTATCATAGGGCTAACTGCCACGCCTTCAAAGCATACCTTAGGCTTTTTTGGGCAAAATGTGGTGAGTGAATACAACCTTGAAAAGTCCATAATGGATGGCGTCAATGTAGGCTTTGATATTTTTCGTATAAAAACCAAGATAAGCGAGCAAGGAGGGCGTATAGAAAGCGACTTTAGCCTCCCTGTGCACAACCGCCAAACGCGAAAGACTTTCTATCAAAGCTTTGATGAGGATAAGGAATATAAGAAAAATGAACTTGACAGAAGCGTAACCGCGACAAATCAAATCAAAACCATTTTAGAATGCTATAAAATCGCAGAGATTTTCGCTAATAAAGCGATAAAATAA
- the waaF gene encoding lipopolysaccharide heptosyltransferase II: MKIFIGLPTWLGDSVMASAALHMIFEHFLALDEKLNKKSEFVLYGSFVSTELFKEAKNVRVYVEEKKHRFTNFYKLSKALGCFDYAFSFRSAFSAKLMLFMLKSKHKFCFDKAKNRDLHQVLKYLYFVENALKVQAKNSDLFLPIKAFENLGQEAQNKLFEKFNITKGKKLLGINAGAKYGSAKRWSEEYFAKVAQDFSATHQILIFGVASEGEICAKIAHILAQNGISALNLCAKTSIKELCELISALDIFISNDSGAMHIAAAYATPTIAVFGPTKFTQTSPWHNKNARLVYLNLPCQPCMQRTCPLKHHKCMQDLRPELVIQETRALLANTKIF, translated from the coding sequence ATGAAAATTTTTATAGGCTTGCCCACTTGGCTTGGCGATAGCGTCATGGCAAGTGCTGCTTTGCACATGATTTTTGAGCATTTTTTAGCGCTTGATGAAAAGCTTAATAAAAAAAGTGAATTTGTGCTTTATGGCTCATTTGTCAGCACCGAGCTTTTTAAAGAAGCCAAAAATGTGCGCGTGTATGTGGAGGAGAAAAAGCATAGATTTACAAACTTTTATAAGCTCTCAAAAGCCTTAGGGTGCTTTGATTACGCCTTTTCTTTCCGCTCAGCATTTTCGGCAAAACTTATGCTTTTTATGCTTAAGTCTAAACATAAATTCTGCTTTGATAAGGCTAAAAATAGAGATTTACATCAAGTGTTAAAATACCTCTATTTTGTAGAAAATGCACTTAAAGTGCAGGCAAAAAATAGCGATCTTTTTTTGCCGATAAAAGCATTTGAAAATCTAGGCCAAGAGGCGCAAAATAAGCTTTTTGAGAAATTTAATATCACAAAAGGTAAAAAGCTCTTAGGTATTAATGCTGGCGCAAAATATGGCTCTGCGAAACGATGGAGCGAGGAATATTTTGCCAAAGTCGCGCAGGATTTTAGCGCGACACATCAGATTCTTATTTTTGGCGTGGCAAGTGAGGGTGAGATTTGCGCAAAAATAGCGCATATTCTTGCGCAAAATGGAATTAGCGCGCTCAATCTTTGTGCCAAAACGAGCATTAAGGAGCTTTGCGAGCTTATCTCAGCACTTGATATTTTTATCAGCAACGACAGCGGCGCTATGCACATAGCTGCAGCGTATGCGACCCCGACTATTGCGGTTTTTGGTCCTACGAAATTCACCCAAACTTCTCCTTGGCATAATAAAAACGCGCGGCTTGTGTATTTAAATCTGCCCTGCCAGCCCTGTATGCAGCGCACCTGCCCATTAAAGCATCATAAATGCATGCAAGACTTGCGCCCAGAGCTTGTAATACAAGAAACCCGCGCATTGCTTGCAAATACTAAGATTTTTTAA
- a CDS encoding carboxymuconolactone decarboxylase family protein, with the protein MESQRAIFGEAIDKGNATVPKDVQHIRRFLSANCFGDYYTRGGLDLEMRELLTLVFLVSLGGADSQVKSHIQGNLNMGKTRAFLIETFSAILPFIGYPRTLNALSALDSLTLNKEAN; encoded by the coding sequence TTGGAATCTCAACGCGCGATTTTTGGCGAAGCCATAGACAAGGGCAATGCCACCGTGCCAAAAGATGTGCAGCATATCCGCAGATTTTTAAGCGCAAATTGCTTTGGGGATTATTACACGCGAGGCGGGCTTGATTTGGAAATGCGCGAGTTGCTTACGCTTGTCTTTTTAGTCTCGCTTGGCGGGGCAGATTCTCAAGTCAAGTCGCACATTCAGGGTAATCTTAATATGGGCAAAACGCGCGCATTTTTGATAGAGACATTCAGCGCGATTTTGCCATTCATCGGCTACCCTAGGACGCTAAACGCGTTGAGTGCGCTAGATTCTCTAACTCTAAATAAGGAAGCAAATTGA
- a CDS encoding cyclophilin-like fold protein, whose protein sequence is MQIIMNVKGAEFVLELEDNIATRDFLTLLPLSLEFSDYVGKEKIAPKLPKKLNTAGLNGYTPSVGDFFYFSPLGNLGIFYEKQPFHSGLVKLGKLDSKALAIIKAQDSNFVIEFKQIN, encoded by the coding sequence ATGCAGATTATTATGAATGTTAAAGGTGCGGAATTTGTGCTAGAGCTAGAGGACAACATCGCTACGCGCGATTTTTTAACGCTTTTACCGCTAAGTTTAGAATTTAGCGATTATGTGGGCAAAGAAAAGATTGCGCCAAAATTGCCAAAAAAGCTAAACACGGCAGGGCTAAATGGATATACACCCAGTGTTGGAGATTTCTTTTATTTTAGCCCGTTGGGCAATCTTGGAATCTTTTATGAAAAGCAACCCTTTCATAGCGGGCTAGTCAAACTCGGCAAGCTAGATTCTAAAGCCCTAGCGATAATCAAGGCACAAGATTCTAATTTTGTGATTGAGTTTAAACAAATAAATTAA
- a CDS encoding DNA adenine methylase: MTAKSNLLLTPYESFKLSSRRYTGAKTKLLTQIKEVINTHLPSPKENLSFFDVFAGTGVVSEALMNEPCFRHFYINDFLHSNFAIYQAFFAKESFDWQKLQDLAQSYQNLKPQHIKANYYSRHFAGKFFSFNDSLVIGHIREHLDKLLSVKVLNEKEFYILLASLIYSSDRIANTVGHYDAYRKNVSLKDSFSFKLIQPIITHKNIEIFRADSNVLAKKLALDFKKQAKKLDLVFIDPPYNSRQYSRFYHLLETLSLNNKPILSGVALKPKPSNLSAYCKAQAFEAFKDLITTLSSFSRLLVITYNNTNSANARSNTRMGLEQIKSLLQSKGKTTLYEFPFKAFSSGKTDFKEHKELIFVCEVF, translated from the coding sequence ATGACAGCGAAGTCAAATCTTTTATTAACTCCTTATGAGTCTTTCAAACTCTCCTCCCGTCGCTATACAGGGGCTAAAACTAAGCTTTTAACTCAAATCAAAGAAGTGATAAACACGCATTTGCCAAGCCCAAAAGAAAATCTAAGTTTTTTTGATGTCTTTGCTGGCACAGGCGTGGTAAGTGAAGCCTTGATGAATGAGCCTTGTTTTAGGCATTTTTATATCAATGATTTTTTGCATTCAAATTTTGCTATTTATCAGGCTTTTTTTGCAAAAGAAAGCTTTGATTGGCAAAAATTACAAGATTTAGCCCAAAGCTATCAAAATTTAAAGCCTCAACATATAAAAGCAAATTATTATTCTAGGCATTTTGCAGGTAAGTTTTTTTCATTTAATGATAGCCTTGTCATAGGGCATATTAGAGAGCATTTAGATAAGCTTTTAAGTGTTAAAGTCCTTAATGAAAAAGAATTTTATATACTTCTAGCAAGCCTTATATATAGTAGCGACAGAATTGCTAACACCGTGGGACATTATGATGCTTACCGCAAAAATGTAAGCCTAAAAGATAGCTTTAGCTTTAAGCTTATACAGCCAATCATCACGCATAAAAATATAGAAATTTTTAGAGCTGATAGCAATGTTTTGGCTAAAAAACTTGCTCTAGATTTTAAAAAGCAAGCTAAAAAGCTAGACCTTGTTTTTATAGACCCGCCTTATAATTCAAGGCAGTATTCACGCTTTTATCACTTGCTTGAAACTTTAAGCCTTAATAATAAGCCCATTTTAAGCGGAGTAGCCTTAAAGCCAAAGCCAAGTAATTTAAGTGCGTATTGTAAAGCTCAAGCCTTTGAGGCTTTTAAGGATTTAATAACCACCCTTTCAAGTTTTAGTAGGCTTTTAGTTATCACTTATAATAATACAAATTCAGCCAATGCAAGAAGCAATACAAGAATGGGCCTAGAGCAAATCAAAAGCCTACTTCAAAGCAAAGGCAAAACCACTCTTTATGAATTTCCTTTTAAGGCTTTTAGTAGTGGAAAGACTGATTTTAAAGAGCATAAAGAGCTGATTTTTGTGTGTGAGGTTTTTTAG
- a CDS encoding sugar O-acetyltransferase has translation MNIFEKDLSGQPVSPQDEGFTQILEIIENAQKITAHLNNTHHSKEQVRAIFSELIGREVHSSCWIMPPFYTDFGRNIILGKNVFINHCCTFMDRGGITIGDGAFIGPKVSLITINHDINPHNRETTIYKSIVLESRVWIGANAVILPGVKIGENSIIAAGSVATKDVPANVIVGGNPAKILKRIQP, from the coding sequence ATGAATATTTTTGAAAAAGACTTAAGCGGGCAGCCTGTAAGCCCACAAGATGAGGGCTTTACGCAGATTCTAGAGATTATTGAAAATGCGCAAAAAATCACCGCACATTTAAATAACACACATCACAGCAAAGAGCAGGTGCGCGCCATTTTTAGCGAGCTTATCGGCAGGGAAGTGCATAGCAGTTGCTGGATTATGCCGCCTTTTTACACAGATTTTGGGCGCAATATTATTTTAGGCAAAAATGTCTTTATCAACCATTGCTGCACTTTTATGGACAGAGGCGGGATAACCATCGGTGATGGCGCATTCATCGGTCCCAAAGTCAGCCTTATTACGATAAATCACGACATAAATCCCCACAATCGCGAGACTACAATTTACAAATCCATAGTGTTAGAATCTCGCGTGTGGATTGGCGCAAATGCGGTGATTTTACCCGGTGTGAAAATTGGCGAAAACTCCATTATCGCCGCGGGTAGCGTGGCAACAAAAGATGTGCCAGCCAATGTAATAGTGGGCGGGAATCCAGCGAAGATTCTAAAACGTATACAGCCTTAA
- a CDS encoding flavodoxin — translation MKTLVAFFSASGITKEVAQTLAGVAGAKLYEIVPKEPLQQGRFGLDK, via the coding sequence TTGAAAACTTTAGTCGCATTTTTTAGCGCAAGTGGCATCACAAAAGAAGTGGCACAAACTTTGGCGGGTGTAGCAGGCGCAAAGCTGTATGAAATAGTGCCAAAAGAGCCATTACAGCAGGGCAGATTTGGACTGGACAAATGA